In Arthrobacter sp. B3I9, the following are encoded in one genomic region:
- a CDS encoding HGxxPAAW family protein has protein sequence MSKDTVSAPKTAAGTAPFSYDNVDHREPTGHGNSPAAWTTVFVMLFGALIMAIAYVIANTPVFVAGGAVMIIGLLVGFGMRKAGYGVGGSKLKNSGH, from the coding sequence ATGAGCAAAGACACCGTTTCCGCCCCCAAAACCGCTGCCGGAACCGCCCCTTTCAGCTACGACAACGTTGACCACCGCGAACCCACCGGCCACGGCAACAGCCCCGCCGCCTGGACCACCGTGTTTGTCATGCTCTTCGGTGCCCTCATCATGGCGATCGCCTACGTCATCGCCAACACCCCGGTCTTCGTCGCGGGCGGCGCGGTCATGATCATCGGCCTGCTGGTCGGCTTCGGCATGCGCAAGGCCGGCTATGGCGTCGGTGGCAGCAAGCTGAAGAACTCCGGCCACTAA
- the trpC gene encoding indole-3-glycerol phosphate synthase TrpC, giving the protein MSVLDDINSGVREDMEARQRLVPLSELKERAAESAPALDAWAALGGDRPERDQLKVIAEIKRRSPSKGDLASIADPASLAVQYADGGAAVISVLTEQRRFNGSLADLGAVRAAVDIPLLRKDFMIDEYQIWEARAHGADLILLIVASLSDAQLREYSALSRELGMNVLVETHTAEEIERAVAAEARIIGVNVRNLKTLDVDRSVFAELAGGIPSGALVIAESGVRDVDDVRHYAANGANAVLVGEALVKNATPRERIAEFMAAGAEEIAARA; this is encoded by the coding sequence GTGAGCGTTCTCGATGACATCAACTCCGGTGTCAGGGAGGATATGGAGGCCCGCCAGCGCCTCGTTCCACTGTCGGAACTGAAGGAACGGGCCGCGGAGTCGGCTCCAGCCCTCGATGCCTGGGCCGCCCTCGGCGGAGACCGGCCCGAGCGGGACCAGCTGAAGGTGATCGCCGAGATCAAGCGGCGCAGCCCCTCCAAAGGTGACCTCGCCAGCATTGCCGATCCCGCCTCCCTGGCCGTGCAGTACGCCGACGGCGGTGCGGCGGTCATCAGCGTGCTGACCGAACAGCGGCGCTTCAACGGCTCGCTCGCCGATCTCGGCGCCGTCCGGGCAGCCGTGGACATCCCGCTGCTGCGCAAGGACTTCATGATCGACGAGTACCAGATCTGGGAAGCCCGTGCCCACGGCGCCGACCTGATCCTGCTCATTGTGGCGTCCCTGAGCGACGCGCAACTGCGCGAGTACAGCGCCCTCAGCCGCGAACTCGGCATGAACGTGCTCGTCGAAACGCACACCGCAGAGGAAATCGAGCGGGCAGTGGCCGCCGAGGCGCGGATCATCGGCGTCAACGTGCGCAACCTCAAGACCCTCGACGTCGACCGCTCCGTCTTCGCCGAACTCGCCGGCGGCATCCCGTCCGGCGCGCTGGTGATTGCCGAGTCCGGCGTGCGCGACGTCGACGACGTCCGGCACTACGCCGCCAACGGGGCCAACGCGGTCCTGGTGGGCGAAGCCCTGGTCAAGAACGCCACCCCGCGCGAGCGGATTGCGGAGTTCATGGCCGCCGGGGCGGAAGAGATCGCCGCCCGCGCCTGA
- the trpA gene encoding tryptophan synthase subunit alpha, producing the protein MSGVESTSSPDTAGTSKSAAAIDRAKAQGRAALIGYLPAGYPSVAETIAAGIALAENGADLIEVGIPYSDPVMDGQVIQAATTEALAQGFRVHEVFDVVRGITSKTDAAVLVMTYWNPVLRMGVDEFSRRLAEAGGAGLITPDLIPDEASEWMAASDKYGLDRVFLVAPSSSPERMKRTVDASRGFVYAVSIMGVTGARSSVSSAAKDVVAAAHGAGAERVCVGLGVSTADQVREIAEYADGVIVGTALVAALRDGGVEAVASLTKDLSTGLTKEEA; encoded by the coding sequence GTGAGCGGCGTCGAATCGACCAGCAGCCCGGACACGGCCGGCACGAGCAAATCGGCGGCGGCCATTGACCGCGCCAAGGCGCAGGGCCGCGCGGCCCTGATCGGTTACCTGCCGGCCGGATACCCGAGCGTTGCCGAGACCATCGCGGCCGGCATCGCCCTGGCGGAGAACGGCGCCGACCTGATCGAGGTCGGTATTCCGTATTCGGACCCCGTCATGGACGGGCAGGTCATCCAGGCAGCCACCACCGAAGCCCTCGCCCAGGGCTTCCGCGTCCACGAGGTCTTCGACGTGGTCCGCGGCATCACGAGCAAGACCGACGCCGCCGTTCTGGTCATGACCTACTGGAATCCGGTACTGCGGATGGGCGTCGACGAATTCTCCCGCCGGCTCGCCGAAGCCGGGGGAGCCGGGCTCATCACGCCGGACCTGATTCCCGACGAAGCCTCGGAGTGGATGGCGGCCTCCGACAAGTACGGCCTCGATCGGGTGTTCCTCGTGGCGCCCTCGTCCTCTCCGGAACGGATGAAGCGGACCGTGGACGCAAGCCGCGGCTTCGTCTACGCCGTCTCCATCATGGGTGTCACCGGCGCCCGTTCCTCGGTCAGTTCGGCAGCGAAGGACGTCGTGGCAGCAGCCCACGGGGCCGGCGCCGAACGGGTCTGCGTCGGGCTGGGAGTGTCCACTGCGGACCAGGTCCGTGAAATTGCCGAGTACGCGGACGGCGTGATTGTGGGCACCGCCCTCGTTGCGGCGCTCCGTGACGGCGGAGTTGAAGCCGTAGCGTCCTTGACGAAAGACCTCAGCACCGGCCTTACCAAGGAAGAAGCGTAA
- the lgt gene encoding prolipoprotein diacylglyceryl transferase: MQAVLTAAAMVPASIPSPDWSGFDIPLPWGSLRIHAYALCILAGIVVGLWLTSVRWVRRGAPEGSVWDIAIWAIPFGIIGGRLYHVVSSPDAYFGPGFDGTGDLSLIPQIQRGGLGIWGAVVLGAVGAWIGCRRSGVKLSAFLDAAAPGLLLAQAIGRWGNYFNQELFGSPTTLPWGLQIDADNPNFPAGMPAGTLFHPTFLYESLWNLAGVGILLLLDRGFNFRRSRLFWLYAIYYTLGRVWIEAMRIDDAEQINLFGITARLNVWTSLLVLLVALGTFIVLGLRKPTDADTPYLPGREPAAVGAGTKADTEPGTEYDPEPGPESDAKPGAEPVAVPVAGGIRHSDSAVSDSESRANLPDNQSGPGDASARTETSAEASTEAAGGTTPAGGASAAGASGRHSTGSATEAGGTK; this comes from the coding sequence ATGCAGGCAGTCCTCACCGCGGCGGCGATGGTTCCCGCGAGCATTCCGAGCCCGGACTGGTCCGGGTTCGACATCCCGCTGCCCTGGGGCTCCCTGCGCATCCACGCCTACGCACTGTGCATCCTGGCCGGGATCGTCGTCGGACTCTGGCTGACCTCGGTCCGCTGGGTAAGGAGGGGCGCTCCGGAGGGCAGCGTCTGGGACATCGCGATCTGGGCCATTCCCTTCGGTATCATCGGCGGCCGGCTTTACCACGTGGTGTCCTCCCCGGACGCATATTTCGGTCCGGGCTTCGACGGTACCGGGGACCTTTCGCTGATTCCGCAGATCCAGCGCGGCGGCCTGGGCATCTGGGGCGCCGTCGTCCTCGGGGCCGTGGGCGCGTGGATCGGCTGCCGCCGGTCGGGGGTCAAGCTGAGCGCCTTCCTGGACGCCGCGGCGCCGGGACTGCTGCTGGCCCAGGCCATTGGCCGCTGGGGCAACTACTTCAACCAGGAACTTTTCGGGAGCCCCACCACGCTTCCGTGGGGGCTGCAGATCGACGCCGACAACCCCAACTTCCCGGCCGGCATGCCGGCGGGCACACTCTTCCACCCGACCTTTTTGTACGAGTCGCTGTGGAACCTGGCAGGCGTGGGGATCCTCCTGCTCCTGGACCGGGGCTTCAACTTCCGCCGCAGCCGTCTCTTCTGGCTCTACGCGATCTACTACACGCTGGGCCGGGTGTGGATCGAAGCGATGCGGATCGACGACGCGGAACAGATCAACCTTTTCGGGATCACCGCCAGGCTAAACGTATGGACCAGCCTTTTGGTCCTGCTGGTGGCGCTCGGCACCTTCATCGTGCTGGGACTGCGCAAGCCCACGGATGCGGATACGCCCTATCTTCCGGGCCGGGAGCCCGCAGCCGTCGGGGCCGGAACGAAGGCAGACACAGAACCGGGCACCGAATATGACCCAGAACCGGGCCCCGAATCCGACGCGAAGCCGGGCGCGGAACCGGTGGCGGTTCCGGTGGCCGGAGGCATCCGCCATTCGGACTCCGCTGTCTCAGATAGTGAATCACGTGCTAATCTCCCTGATAACCAAAGCGGTCCAGGCGATGCCTCTGCGCGGACGGAAACGTCGGCGGAAGCGTCAACGGAAGCCGCCGGCGGCACCACACCTGCCGGGGGAGCATCGGCGGCCGGAGCATCCGGCCGCCACTCCACCGGATCCGCTACGGAAGCTGGCGGTACCAAGTAG
- the trpB gene encoding tryptophan synthase subunit beta, whose protein sequence is MAEAPAASSDESAVDAFLQGGESLRHAPGPYFGSYGGRWMPESLIAALDELEDTFEKAKADPEFTAQVAELNRNYSGRPSLLTEAKRFSEHAGGVRVFLKREDLNHTGSHKINNVLGQALLAKRMGKTRVIAETGAGQHGVASATAAALMGLECVVYMGAEDCRRQALNVARMELLGAKVIPVTNGSQTLKDAINEALRDWVANVDTTHYLLGTAAGAHPFPALVRYFHEVIGEEARGQILAQTGRLPDAVCACIGGGSNAIGIFHGFLDDPSVKIYGFEAGGDGVETGRHAATITLGKPGVLHGARSYLMQDDDGQTIESHSISAGLDYPGVGPEHSYLADIGRVSYEPITDSEAMEAFRLLCRTEGIIPAIESAHALAGAIKVGQRLAAEAEGKASDKIVIVNLSGRGDKDVATAAEWFDLLDKDSPESEIAKEGEQL, encoded by the coding sequence ATGGCCGAAGCGCCAGCAGCCAGCTCAGACGAAAGCGCAGTGGACGCGTTCCTGCAGGGCGGGGAGTCCCTGCGGCACGCCCCCGGGCCCTACTTCGGCTCCTACGGCGGCCGATGGATGCCGGAGTCGCTGATCGCGGCCCTGGACGAGCTCGAGGACACTTTCGAGAAGGCCAAGGCCGATCCTGAGTTCACCGCACAGGTCGCCGAGCTGAACCGGAACTACTCGGGCCGGCCCTCGCTACTGACCGAGGCGAAGCGTTTCTCGGAGCACGCCGGGGGAGTCCGCGTGTTCCTCAAGCGCGAGGACCTGAACCACACCGGCTCGCACAAGATCAACAACGTCCTCGGCCAGGCTCTGCTCGCCAAGCGGATGGGCAAGACCCGCGTCATCGCCGAGACCGGCGCCGGGCAGCATGGCGTCGCAAGCGCCACCGCGGCCGCCCTGATGGGCCTGGAATGCGTCGTTTACATGGGTGCGGAGGACTGCCGGCGCCAGGCGCTGAACGTCGCACGGATGGAACTCCTCGGCGCAAAGGTCATTCCGGTGACGAACGGTTCGCAGACACTCAAGGACGCCATCAACGAGGCGCTCCGCGACTGGGTCGCCAACGTTGACACCACGCACTACCTGCTGGGCACGGCTGCCGGGGCGCACCCCTTCCCGGCCCTGGTGCGCTACTTCCACGAGGTCATCGGCGAGGAAGCCCGCGGCCAGATCCTGGCGCAGACCGGCCGTTTGCCCGATGCCGTCTGTGCCTGCATCGGCGGCGGCTCCAACGCCATCGGAATCTTCCACGGTTTCCTGGACGACCCGTCGGTGAAGATCTACGGCTTTGAGGCCGGCGGCGACGGCGTCGAAACCGGACGGCACGCGGCAACCATCACGCTCGGGAAGCCCGGCGTGCTGCACGGCGCGCGTTCCTACCTGATGCAGGACGACGACGGCCAGACCATCGAGTCGCACTCCATCTCGGCCGGACTGGACTACCCGGGCGTCGGTCCGGAGCACTCCTACCTCGCCGACATCGGACGGGTTAGCTACGAGCCGATCACGGACAGCGAAGCCATGGAGGCGTTCCGCCTGCTCTGCCGGACGGAAGGCATCATTCCCGCCATCGAGTCCGCCCACGCCCTCGCCGGCGCCATCAAGGTAGGCCAGCGCCTCGCCGCTGAGGCGGAAGGCAAAGCGTCAGACAAGATCGTCATTGTGAACCTCTCCGGCCGCGGCGACAAGGACGTGGCCACGGCGGCGGAATGGTTTGACCTGCTGGACAAGGACTCACCCGAGTCGGAGATCGCGAAAGAGGGGGAGCAGCTGTGA
- the gltB gene encoding glutamate synthase large subunit yields MTQTLHSPTWSEPAQPAAAISPFKRFAALPEAAGLYNPEQEKDACGLAIIATLRGEPGYDIVDAALTALRNLEHRGAVGADEGTGDGAGLLMQVPDEFFRAVTEFELPAPGQYVVGTAFLPAEQRESDAAKAGIEGLAADEGLTVLGWREVPIVADLVGAMARACMPYFSQPFFASSTGEVLERNELDSRAWRIRKRAQNKFGVYFPSLSSRTIVYKGMLTTAQLEPFYPDLSDKRFKTKLAIVHSRFSTNTFPSWPLAQPFRTIAHNGEINTVKGNRNWMRARQSQLANPLLGESPEELYPICTPGASDSASFDEVAELLWLSGRPITHSIMMMIPEAWENHATMDPARRAFYEYHSLLMEPWDGPAAVSFTDGSLVGATLDRNGLRPGRYWITEDGLVVFASEVGVIDVEASKVVKKGRVSPGKMFLVDTEAGRIIDDAEVKAEVAAANPWAEWLKDNLIDLNDLPEREHVVHTAASVNIRQRTFGYTTEELKILLGPMARTGAEPLGAMGSDTPVAVLSKRPRLLFDYFVQSFAQVTNPPLDAIREELVTSLTCAIGPNGNLLDTKQVRQPQVSLPFPVINNDQLAKIANIENADGDRIAMKVRGLYRPEGGENALRARLTEICEQVSGAINRGVQYVVLSDRDSNAQWAPIPSLLLVSAVHHHLLRSANRTKTALVVEAGDVRETHHVAVLIGYGASAVNPYLAMESVEQLITAGDVVGVTPQDGVYNLIKGLGKGVLKIMSKMGISTVASYTGAQTFEALGLGQDLVDEYFSGTHSQLGGVGLDVIAAEVAARHEMAYPENGIEKPHQPLLGGGEYQWRRDGEPHLFNPETVFRLQHATRERRYDIFKAYTRGVDDQSQNLMTLRGLLKFKGGLRPAVPLEEVEPVSSIVKRFSTGAMSYGSISQEAHETLAIAMNQLGGKSNTGEGGEDVDRLLDPKRRSAVKQIASGRFGVTSLYLTNADDIQIKMAQGAKPGEGGQLMAQKVYPWVARTRHSTPGVGLISPPPHHDIYSIEDLAQLIYDAKRANPSARVHVKLVSEVGIGTVAAGVTKAKADVVLVSGHDGGTGASPLNSLKHAGVPWELGLAETQQTLMLNGLRDRVVVQVDGQLKTGRDVVIAALLGGEEFGFATAPLVVSGCIMMRVCHLDTCPVGVATQNPELRSRFNGKPEFVVNFFEFLAEEVREILAELGFRSIEEAIGHAEMLDTREAINHWKAEGLDLDPILHGLEFDDDAPLRNLTGQNHELDKHFDQRLIAMAAEALSDRTPVKIAVDVINTDRSVGTMLGHTVTKTFGTDVLAPDTIDISLSGTAGQSLGAFLPAGITLRMYGDSNDYVGKGLSGGRIIVRPDRTNVFPAERNVIAGNVIGYGATSGELFLRGQVGERFMVRNSGATAVVEGIGDHGCEYMTGGQALIIGRTGRNFGAGMSGGTAFVLDLQTTRVNKQALESGELQLRELDAEDRDIVHALLVKHLEETESQLAARLLENFDDTAARITKVLPRDYAAVLQTRLDAIEEGLDPDGEEVWSRILEVTGG; encoded by the coding sequence ATGACCCAAACCCTGCACAGCCCCACTTGGTCCGAGCCCGCTCAGCCGGCTGCGGCCATATCACCGTTCAAGCGGTTCGCGGCACTGCCCGAAGCCGCGGGACTGTACAACCCGGAGCAGGAGAAGGACGCCTGCGGCCTGGCCATCATCGCGACCCTCCGCGGGGAGCCCGGTTACGACATCGTCGATGCTGCCCTCACCGCCTTGCGCAACCTCGAGCACCGCGGTGCCGTCGGAGCCGATGAAGGTACCGGCGACGGCGCCGGGCTGCTCATGCAGGTGCCCGACGAGTTCTTCCGCGCGGTCACCGAGTTCGAACTCCCCGCCCCCGGACAGTATGTGGTGGGCACCGCCTTCCTGCCCGCCGAGCAGCGCGAATCTGATGCTGCCAAGGCCGGGATCGAGGGCCTCGCCGCCGACGAGGGCCTGACCGTCCTCGGCTGGCGCGAAGTCCCGATCGTTGCCGACCTCGTCGGCGCCATGGCCCGGGCGTGCATGCCCTACTTCTCGCAGCCGTTCTTTGCCTCCAGCACCGGGGAAGTGCTGGAGCGCAACGAACTGGACTCGCGTGCCTGGCGGATCCGCAAGCGTGCCCAGAACAAGTTCGGCGTGTACTTCCCGTCGCTGTCCTCGCGGACCATCGTCTACAAGGGAATGCTGACCACGGCCCAGCTGGAGCCGTTCTACCCGGATCTGTCGGACAAGCGATTCAAGACGAAGCTCGCTATCGTCCACTCGCGCTTCTCCACCAATACGTTCCCGTCGTGGCCGCTGGCCCAGCCGTTCCGGACCATCGCGCACAACGGTGAGATCAACACGGTCAAGGGCAACCGCAACTGGATGCGCGCCCGCCAGTCCCAACTGGCCAACCCGCTGCTGGGCGAGTCGCCCGAGGAGCTGTACCCGATCTGCACCCCGGGTGCCTCCGACTCGGCGTCCTTCGACGAGGTCGCGGAGCTGCTGTGGCTCTCCGGACGCCCCATCACGCACTCGATCATGATGATGATCCCCGAGGCCTGGGAAAACCACGCCACGATGGACCCGGCCCGCCGGGCCTTCTACGAGTACCACTCCCTGCTGATGGAACCGTGGGACGGCCCCGCAGCCGTCTCCTTCACCGACGGCAGCCTCGTCGGCGCCACGCTGGACCGCAACGGGCTGCGCCCGGGCCGGTACTGGATCACCGAGGACGGCCTGGTCGTCTTCGCCTCCGAGGTGGGCGTGATCGACGTCGAAGCTTCCAAGGTGGTCAAGAAGGGCCGCGTCTCGCCGGGCAAGATGTTCCTGGTGGACACCGAGGCCGGCCGGATCATCGACGACGCCGAGGTCAAGGCCGAAGTGGCCGCCGCCAACCCGTGGGCTGAATGGCTCAAGGACAACCTGATCGACCTTAACGACCTGCCCGAACGCGAGCACGTCGTCCACACCGCGGCCTCGGTCAACATCCGCCAGCGGACCTTCGGCTACACCACCGAGGAACTGAAGATCCTGCTGGGCCCGATGGCCCGCACCGGCGCCGAGCCGCTGGGCGCCATGGGCTCAGACACACCCGTGGCTGTGCTGTCCAAGCGCCCGCGGTTGTTGTTCGACTACTTCGTGCAGTCCTTCGCCCAGGTGACCAACCCGCCGCTGGATGCCATCCGCGAAGAGCTGGTGACGTCGCTGACCTGCGCCATCGGTCCCAACGGCAACCTGCTGGACACCAAGCAGGTGCGCCAGCCGCAGGTCTCGCTGCCGTTCCCGGTGATCAACAACGACCAGCTCGCCAAGATCGCCAACATCGAGAACGCCGACGGCGACAGGATCGCCATGAAGGTCCGCGGCCTGTACCGGCCGGAAGGCGGCGAGAACGCGCTCCGCGCCCGGCTGACGGAAATCTGTGAGCAGGTCTCCGGAGCCATCAACCGCGGCGTCCAGTACGTGGTGCTCTCCGACCGCGACTCGAACGCCCAGTGGGCTCCGATCCCTTCGCTGCTGCTGGTCAGCGCCGTGCACCACCACCTGCTGCGCAGCGCCAACCGCACCAAGACGGCGCTGGTGGTTGAAGCCGGCGACGTGCGCGAAACCCACCACGTGGCCGTCCTGATCGGTTACGGCGCCTCGGCCGTGAACCCGTACCTGGCCATGGAATCGGTGGAGCAGCTCATTACCGCGGGCGACGTCGTCGGGGTCACCCCTCAGGATGGCGTCTACAACCTGATCAAGGGCCTCGGCAAGGGCGTCCTGAAGATCATGTCCAAGATGGGCATCTCCACGGTGGCCTCCTACACCGGCGCGCAGACCTTCGAGGCCCTGGGCCTCGGCCAGGACCTGGTGGACGAATACTTCTCTGGCACGCACTCCCAGCTCGGCGGCGTCGGACTCGACGTCATCGCCGCCGAGGTCGCCGCCCGCCACGAGATGGCGTACCCCGAGAACGGGATCGAGAAGCCGCACCAGCCGCTGCTCGGCGGCGGCGAGTACCAGTGGCGCCGTGACGGCGAGCCGCACCTGTTCAACCCCGAGACCGTCTTCCGGCTGCAGCACGCCACCCGTGAGCGCCGCTACGACATCTTCAAGGCCTACACCCGGGGCGTCGACGACCAGTCGCAGAACCTGATGACCCTGCGCGGTCTCCTGAAGTTCAAGGGCGGGCTCCGTCCGGCCGTTCCGCTGGAGGAAGTGGAGCCCGTCTCCAGCATCGTCAAGCGCTTCTCCACCGGGGCCATGAGCTACGGCTCCATCTCGCAGGAGGCGCACGAAACCCTCGCGATCGCGATGAACCAGCTCGGCGGCAAGTCCAACACCGGCGAAGGCGGCGAGGACGTGGACCGGCTGCTGGACCCCAAGCGCCGCTCCGCCGTCAAGCAGATCGCCTCCGGGCGCTTCGGCGTCACCAGCCTGTACCTGACGAACGCTGATGACATCCAGATCAAGATGGCGCAGGGTGCCAAGCCCGGTGAAGGCGGCCAGCTGATGGCGCAGAAGGTCTACCCCTGGGTGGCCCGGACGCGGCACTCGACGCCCGGCGTCGGGCTCATCTCCCCGCCCCCGCACCACGACATCTACTCGATCGAGGACCTCGCCCAGCTGATCTATGACGCTAAGCGGGCCAACCCCTCGGCCCGGGTGCACGTCAAGCTCGTCTCCGAGGTGGGGATCGGCACTGTGGCCGCCGGCGTCACGAAGGCCAAGGCCGACGTCGTCCTCGTCTCCGGGCACGACGGCGGCACCGGCGCCTCGCCGCTGAACTCGCTCAAACACGCCGGCGTCCCGTGGGAGCTGGGTCTCGCCGAGACGCAGCAGACCCTGATGCTCAACGGCCTGCGCGACCGCGTCGTGGTGCAGGTGGACGGCCAGCTCAAGACCGGCCGCGACGTCGTCATCGCCGCGCTGCTCGGCGGCGAGGAGTTCGGTTTCGCCACGGCTCCGCTGGTGGTCTCCGGCTGCATCATGATGCGCGTCTGCCACCTGGACACCTGCCCAGTGGGCGTTGCCACGCAGAACCCGGAACTCCGCTCGCGCTTCAACGGCAAGCCCGAATTCGTGGTCAACTTCTTCGAATTCCTGGCCGAGGAAGTCCGCGAGATCCTGGCCGAGCTTGGCTTCCGCAGCATCGAGGAAGCGATCGGCCACGCCGAAATGCTCGACACCCGTGAGGCGATCAACCACTGGAAGGCCGAAGGGCTGGACCTGGACCCGATCCTGCACGGCCTGGAGTTCGACGACGACGCGCCGCTGCGCAACCTGACCGGCCAGAACCACGAGCTGGACAAGCACTTCGACCAGCGCCTGATCGCGATGGCCGCCGAAGCCCTCAGCGACCGCACCCCGGTGAAGATCGCCGTCGACGTCATCAACACGGACCGTTCCGTCGGCACCATGCTGGGCCACACGGTCACCAAGACCTTCGGCACCGACGTGCTGGCACCGGACACCATTGATATCTCACTGTCCGGCACCGCCGGGCAGTCGCTCGGGGCGTTCCTGCCGGCCGGCATCACGCTGCGCATGTACGGCGACTCCAACGACTACGTCGGCAAGGGGCTCTCCGGCGGACGGATCATCGTCCGCCCGGACCGCACCAACGTTTTCCCGGCTGAGCGCAACGTCATCGCCGGCAACGTGATCGGCTACGGCGCCACGAGCGGCGAGCTGTTCCTGCGGGGACAGGTGGGCGAACGCTTCATGGTCCGCAACTCCGGCGCCACCGCGGTGGTCGAAGGAATCGGCGACCACGGCTGCGAGTACATGACCGGCGGGCAGGCGCTCATTATCGGGCGCACGGGACGGAACTTCGGCGCCGGCATGTCCGGCGGCACGGCCTTCGTGCTGGATCTGCAGACCACCCGCGTCAACAAGCAGGCCCTGGAATCCGGGGAGCTGCAGCTGCGCGAACTGGATGCCGAGGACCGCGACATTGTCCACGCACTGCTGGTCAAGCACCTCGAGGAGACGGAGTCGCAGCTCGCGGCCCGCCTGCTGGAGAACTTTGACGACACCGCAGCCCGCATAACCAAGGTGCTGCCGCGTGACTACGCGGCCGTACTGCAAACCCGTCTCGACGCCATCGAAGAGGGCCTTGACCCCGACGGCGAAGAAGTTTGGTCTCGAATCCTGGAGGTGACCGGTGGCTGA
- a CDS encoding Trp biosynthesis-associated membrane protein produces the protein MTVKSSSPSVPRWARKSTLVLVIAVLALAVFGTTTQTWLTVHLDPTQLGQGVGSQDGLQVQGSKAATTVTALALVALAGGLAASIAGRIARWVITAIILLAAAGIVGAAAVVQADPLAAAQGSIAAATGISGSSVQVGVTAFPALAVVAGSLLGLSALAIVPAGRYWKTRTKYDTAATGTHSGSTAPAGPADEIESWDRLSRGDDPT, from the coding sequence ATGACGGTCAAGAGCTCCAGTCCCAGCGTGCCGCGCTGGGCCCGGAAATCGACGCTCGTCCTGGTCATCGCAGTGCTGGCCCTGGCCGTTTTCGGGACCACCACCCAGACGTGGCTCACGGTCCACCTTGACCCTACGCAACTGGGCCAGGGTGTGGGCAGCCAGGACGGGCTGCAGGTACAAGGCAGCAAGGCCGCCACCACGGTCACGGCTCTGGCGCTTGTCGCCCTGGCCGGCGGACTTGCCGCTTCCATTGCCGGACGGATCGCGCGGTGGGTCATCACCGCCATCATCCTTCTCGCGGCCGCCGGCATCGTCGGCGCCGCCGCCGTCGTGCAGGCCGACCCACTGGCTGCTGCCCAGGGCTCCATTGCCGCCGCCACCGGGATCAGCGGGAGCAGCGTCCAGGTGGGCGTCACAGCCTTCCCGGCCCTCGCCGTCGTGGCCGGCTCCCTGCTGGGCCTCAGCGCGCTGGCCATCGTCCCGGCGGGGCGTTACTGGAAAACCCGCACCAAATACGACACTGCTGCGACCGGAACACACTCCGGGTCGACGGCCCCGGCGGGTCCGGCCGACGAAATCGAGAGCTGGGACCGGCTGTCCCGCGGTGACGACCCCACATGA